Part of the Paenibacillus aurantius genome, ATCCAAGAAGTCGGTGCTTCTTCCAAAGCGGATATGGGCAAGGTAATGAGTGCTTTGATGCCGAAAGTCAAAGGCCGTGCCGACGGTAAGCTTGTAAACCAACTGGTTCAGCAGAACCTCCAGTAATTTTTCAACCCCCGGCCAAACGGATTACTGGTCATCCGGCCGGTAATCGTTTGCCGATTAAATATCGGCGAAGGATCCTTTATACTTTCTGATATTTGAACCAAACACTCCGGCAACGGAGTGTTTTTTGGTTTAAGGGCTCAATGACAGGCTTGTATATCCTTTAGAAAGAAGGTGCAAATACCATGCTCGAAACGATTACCCGCTTCGTTACGGAGCATCGGGCGGATCTGCTTATCCTTGCCGTCCTTGCGGCTGCCCTGCTGCTCGCCCGAAGGCGCCGGAACCGGAGCCCGAAAGGAACTTACCACGGCATGCCTTCGTTTGGCGGTTCTCCCTGGCCTTGGGGGTTGGGCCGTTCCAAATCTTCGGCGAAGAAGCCAGGCGATCAAGCTTCCCAGGAGCTGCCGAAGACGCCCGAGCAAAAATAATCATTTCCCTTCACGGCCATCTCTGGTAAAATGTTAACGTGAACAATCCAGAGAAAACAGGAGGTTCCTTATGCAAACAAGCGACGGAATGAACTATGCTCCTCAAGGGAAACCGAACCGGGTATGCGGTCCCGGCGAATTCAAATTCGCGGCGATTGCTCTTGATCACGGCCATATTTACGGGATGACGAACGGACTTCTTGAGGCGGGAGCCGAGATCAAGTGGGTCTATGATCCGGATCCTAAGAAAGTGGAGGATTTCGTAAGCCGGTATCCCCAAGTCCGCGCCGCCTCCTCGGAGGAAGAAGTATTGAACGATCCCGAGGTCAAGCTGATCGCCGCCGCCGCCGTACCTTCCGAGCGCTGTGCGTTGGGTCTCAGGGCCATGGATCACGGGAAGGATTACTTCACGGACAAGACCCCGTTTACCACGCTGGAGCAGCTGGAGCAGGCCCGCCGGAAGGTAAAGGAGACGGGTCTCAAATACATGGTTTACTACAGTGAGCGGCTTCATGTCGAAAGCGCTATCTTTGCCGGTCAGCTGATTGAGCAGGGAGCCATCGGCCGTGTCGTTCAGGTCACCGGCTTCGGCCCGCACCGGCTCGGCACCGGCCGGCCGGACTGGTTTTTCGAGCACGAGAAATACGGCGGCATTCTGTGCGATATCGGCAGTCACCAGATCGAGCAGTTCCTGTTTTTCTCCGGCGCCAAAGACGCCAAGGTCCTAAACAGCAAGGTGGCCAACTATAATAACAAGGACTACCCGGAGCTCGAGGATTTCGGAGACGCTACGCTAGTCGGCGACAATGGCGCTACGAATTATTTCCGGGTGGATTGGCTGACCCCGGCCGGATCCAAGGTATGGGGCGACGGGCGCACGTTTATCGTGGGGACGGACGGCTATATCGAGCTTCGCAAGTACATCGATGTGGCCCGCGACAAGCAGGGCGATCAGGTGTATCTGGTTAACCAGGAAGGGGACAAGCATTTCTCCGTAAGCGGACAGGTCGGATATCCTTTCTTCGGGCAGCTCATCCTGGACTGCCTGAACCGGACGGAGAACGCCATGACCCAGAAGCATGCCTTTAAGGCGGCGGAGCTGTGCCTCCTTGCCCAGAAGCAGGCGGTAAGGGTGGAGTAGTCGGCTCCTATCTATCGAGGCAGCACCTAGGAAAGAACGGTTTGGACGGCTATCCCGCAAGGGACGGCAGCCCGGGCCGTTCTTTTTTGTGTTTCCGGCGGAGGGCTCTTTTCATAAACGGAAGGAAGGGAGCATAGCTTTAAAGAAGGAACGGCCAATTTCTTCCGGCCGGCGCCGGACGGGAGGGGTTCGAGGGCATGCGCCGCCTAAAAAAAACGCTCCATGAACTAACGACAACGCTTCTGGATGTGCCCAAAGATGTTGTGCTGGACCTGCCCAGGATGACCATGGTCGGCAACATGCAGCTCTATATCGAGAATCACCGGGGAGTGCTTCATTTCTCAACGGAAGTGCTCAAGCTCGCGCTTAGCAAGGGAGAACTGGAGGTCCGCGGCCGGGAGCTCGTCCTGAGGGCCATTCTTCCGGAGGAAGTATTCGTCGAAGGACAGATCGAGGATATCAAATATATTAACGGATAAGGGTGAATCGCGTGCAAACCCCATTTCTTTCTTCCTTGACCGGATATGTGGCTGTCGAATTCCGAGGAGAGCGCACCGATGCGCTCCTTAACGCGGCCGTAAAGAAGAAGCTGATCATGTGGGATATTCGGATAGCCGGACCCGGGAAAATGACCGCCCGGCTCAGCATCCGTGATTTTTTTCGGCTGAGGCCGCTTCTGAAGGAGACAGGCTGCCGGGTCCATGTGACCGGCCGGTTTGGCTTTCCTTTCTTTCTGGACAGGCTGGGGCGCCGGAAGCTGTTTGCCGGAGGAGCGGTAGTCTTCGTGGCCGGCCTGTATCTTCTTTCCTCGCTTGTCTGGCGGGTTCAGGTCGAGGGCAACGAGAAGATCACGACGGAGGAGATCCTGAAGGCGGCGGAATCCAAGGGCTTATACTCGTTCCAGTGGAAATTCCGTTTAAAGAAGCCGGACAAGCTCTCCAAAGAGCTGCACAGCGCTCTTCCCGGTACTTCCTGGGTTGGGGTGGACATTCAGGGGACGAAGGTTATCATCAAGGTGGTAGAATCCACCCGGCCGGAGCCGAGGGAGCTCGTCAGTCCGCGGAACCTCATTGCTTCCAAGAATGCCACCGTAACCCAAATCTACGCCGAGAAAGGCAAGCCTATGGTCCAGCCGAATACTTATGTCCACAAAGGCGAGGTCCTAATTTCGGGCGTTATCGGAAACGACCAGTTCCGTCAGACGGTTCCGGCTGCGGGCAAAGTGATGGGACTCGTCTGGTATCTATCGGATGTCCAGGTTCCGCTTGTTCAGAAGCATTACACTTATACAGGAGAATCCTACGACCGGTTTTATCTTGTGGCGGGAAGCCGGGCGTTTCAGGTGACGGGATACGGCCATAAGGATTTCGGTCCTTCCCGGGCGACAGGAGAACGAAAGCTCCTCCAGATAAGGAATTGGGTCCTCCCAGTCGGCTGGCTGAAGGAGAAGGTCCGGCAGGTGATGGAGACGGAGACCGTCCTGAGTCCGGCCGATGCGCGCGCGCTCGGAATAGAGCGGGCCAAGGAGGAACTCCTGCGGGGAGCGGGGAAGGACGCTTCGGTCACAAGCGCCAAAGTACTGGAACAGAAAGAGGCCGATGGATCTCTGCATTTAAAGCTTCATATCGAGGTGGAGGAGCCGATCGCGGAGGAACAGGCTTTGACAGGGGGCTAGGCCGTCTGGGAAGTCCCCCTCCTTGCACAGGGGATACATATCATATACACTTGGACGTATACTAATAGCTACCCCAGACAAGGAGAATGAGGCCATTTGACTGCAAACCAGGAGACTGTACGAATCCCCCTCAAAAATATCGCCGAAGGGCTTTCCCTCTTCGGTCCTCAAGATAAATTCCTTCACCTTATCGAACAGCAGACGGAAGCCAAGCTGTACTCTCGTGAAGAAGAGCTCGTTATTCAGGGAGCTTCCAAGGAAGTCCAGTCCCTTCAGCAGCTGTTTGAGGTTCTCCTCGAGCTGATCCGTAACAATTACACTTTGTCCGAGCGCGATATCACCTACGCCTTGGAGCTGGCCAAGCAGATGAAAGCCGACCAGCTGCTGGAACTGTTCAAGGGCGAGATTGCCACGACGCACAAAGGAAAGCCCATCCGTGTCAAAACGATCGGACAGAAGCAGTACATTAACCGAATCAAGGCAAGCGATATCGTCTTCGGGATCGGTCCTGCGGGAACCGGTAAAACTTACCTGGCGGTCGTTCTCGCCGTTACGGCTCTGAAGGAGGGGCGGGTCAAGAGGATCGTCCTTACGCGGCCTGCCGTTGAAGCAGGGGAAAGCCTCGGCTTTCTGCCTGGTGACCTGCAGGAAAAAGTTGACCCCTATCTGAGGCCGTTGTATGATGCACTTAATGATGTTCTAGGTCCGGAGCAGGTCGCCAAGTCCCTCGAGAGGGGACTGATTGAAATCGCTCCTCTTGCCTACATGCGCGGCCGAACATTAGACGATTCGTTCATTATTTTGGATGAAGCCCAGAACACCACTCCGGAACAGATGAAGATGTTTCTGACCCGCCTGGGATTCGGCTCGAAGATGGTCATCACGGGCGACATTTCCCAGATCGACCTTCCGAGAGGCAAAAAATCCGGCTTGGTGGAGTCGGAACGTATTCTTCGGGATATCCAGGAAATCGGTTTTATCTACTTTTCGGAGCAGGACGTCGTCCGCCATTCTTTGGTACAGAAAATCATCACTGCCTACAACGTTGACCAGGAAAAGCACGGATAGAAGGAAGGGCTGGGTTCATGAGCCGAAACGAAGAGTTGAAATCGGGGAAATCCCATTATTGGGAAGCCGGATGGAAGCAAAGCGCTGTGATCCGCTTTTTTTTGTTTGTCTCCATGGCGATGCTTTTTTATTTCAGCACAGCGGACCGGCTGGTACCGAAAACCTATGATATACGTCCCAACACGATAAGCGGAGTCACCATCGTGGCCCCGAAGCAGATCGAGAATTCGGTGGAGACCCAGAAGGCGAAGGAAGAGGCCGCTCAACGGGTGACGCCGGTTTATCGAATCGTCCCGATCAAGAACGAGCAGCTGATTTCGGTTCTTTACGACAAGCTGGAGCTGGCCATCAACGACCAGGAAATGAAATCTGAGGAGAAGGTCAGCTATTACCGCTCCGTCTTCCCCCGGGTGAGTCAGGATTTCGTGGACGAATTGCTGTCTTCCCTGGCGAGAGGGGGTCAGCCGTACAACGAAACCTTGCTTGCCGAGATTCAGAAGCAGCTGATGGAGCAGCAGTACAAGTTTCCGGAGGAAAGCTACTTCAAGCTTAACCGTTTGACCAAGGAAGACCTTGCCGCCATGGAACCGGTTACGAAGGAGATCGTGGCGAGGTTGATGAACGATCAGATTGTGGATGCCCAGACCGTTCGAGCCAAGGTGACGGAACTGGTCAACTCCTCGACCCTAACGAAGAATACAACGCGCGAGCTCGTTCAGGAGATCGCCCGTTTCTCGTTGACACCGAACAAGTTCTTTGACAGCAAGGGAACGGAAGAGGCGAAGGCCCAGGCGAGAGAGAATACCAAAACCATCTATACCAACAAGAATGATATTCTGCTTAATAAGGGAGAAATGGTCACAGAGGCTCTGTACCAGCGGTTAGAGAAGGAGAACTTGCTCAAAACCCAAGGGAACGTTCTTCCCCCGCTTGGCCTTCTGCTATTTGTTTTCCTGCTGGTGCTGGTTCTCTACATGTATATCCGCCAAAGCCGGCTGCCCATTAACGGCAACAACGTGCAGCTGGTGATGCTCGTCATTATTTATGTCATTAATGTGCTTTGCATGAGAATCGTAGCCCTCGGGCAAAACCTGGAGTATCCTCATGTTGGCTATCTGGCCCCCGCGGCCATCGGAACGATGCTGATCGTCATCCTGCTCGATGTCCCGCTGGCGGTGGTTTCCTCGTTCCTGTTCA contains:
- a CDS encoding Gfo/Idh/MocA family protein, translated to MQTSDGMNYAPQGKPNRVCGPGEFKFAAIALDHGHIYGMTNGLLEAGAEIKWVYDPDPKKVEDFVSRYPQVRAASSEEEVLNDPEVKLIAAAAVPSERCALGLRAMDHGKDYFTDKTPFTTLEQLEQARRKVKETGLKYMVYYSERLHVESAIFAGQLIEQGAIGRVVQVTGFGPHRLGTGRPDWFFEHEKYGGILCDIGSHQIEQFLFFSGAKDAKVLNSKVANYNNKDYPELEDFGDATLVGDNGATNYFRVDWLTPAGSKVWGDGRTFIVGTDGYIELRKYIDVARDKQGDQVYLVNQEGDKHFSVSGQVGYPFFGQLILDCLNRTENAMTQKHAFKAAELCLLAQKQAVRVE
- the yqfC gene encoding sporulation protein YqfC, giving the protein MRRLKKTLHELTTTLLDVPKDVVLDLPRMTMVGNMQLYIENHRGVLHFSTEVLKLALSKGELEVRGRELVLRAILPEEVFVEGQIEDIKYING
- the yqfD gene encoding sporulation protein YqfD; the encoded protein is MTGYVAVEFRGERTDALLNAAVKKKLIMWDIRIAGPGKMTARLSIRDFFRLRPLLKETGCRVHVTGRFGFPFFLDRLGRRKLFAGGAVVFVAGLYLLSSLVWRVQVEGNEKITTEEILKAAESKGLYSFQWKFRLKKPDKLSKELHSALPGTSWVGVDIQGTKVIIKVVESTRPEPRELVSPRNLIASKNATVTQIYAEKGKPMVQPNTYVHKGEVLISGVIGNDQFRQTVPAAGKVMGLVWYLSDVQVPLVQKHYTYTGESYDRFYLVAGSRAFQVTGYGHKDFGPSRATGERKLLQIRNWVLPVGWLKEKVRQVMETETVLSPADARALGIERAKEELLRGAGKDASVTSAKVLEQKEADGSLHLKLHIEVEEPIAEEQALTGG
- a CDS encoding PhoH family protein, which codes for MTANQETVRIPLKNIAEGLSLFGPQDKFLHLIEQQTEAKLYSREEELVIQGASKEVQSLQQLFEVLLELIRNNYTLSERDITYALELAKQMKADQLLELFKGEIATTHKGKPIRVKTIGQKQYINRIKASDIVFGIGPAGTGKTYLAVVLAVTALKEGRVKRIVLTRPAVEAGESLGFLPGDLQEKVDPYLRPLYDALNDVLGPEQVAKSLERGLIEIAPLAYMRGRTLDDSFIILDEAQNTTPEQMKMFLTRLGFGSKMVITGDISQIDLPRGKKSGLVESERILRDIQEIGFIYFSEQDVVRHSLVQKIITAYNVDQEKHG
- a CDS encoding HD family phosphohydrolase, giving the protein MSRNEELKSGKSHYWEAGWKQSAVIRFFLFVSMAMLFYFSTADRLVPKTYDIRPNTISGVTIVAPKQIENSVETQKAKEEAAQRVTPVYRIVPIKNEQLISVLYDKLELAINDQEMKSEEKVSYYRSVFPRVSQDFVDELLSSLARGGQPYNETLLAEIQKQLMEQQYKFPEESYFKLNRLTKEDLAAMEPVTKEIVARLMNDQIVDAQTVRAKVTELVNSSTLTKNTTRELVQEIARFSLTPNKFFDSKGTEEAKAQARENTKTIYTNKNDILLNKGEMVTEALYQRLEKENLLKTQGNVLPPLGLLLFVFLLVLVLYMYIRQSRLPINGNNVQLVMLVIIYVINVLCMRIVALGQNLEYPHVGYLAPAAIGTMLIVILLDVPLAVVSSFLFSILASIIFNADLDRIFDFRFGFVALVMCYTAIFSLHKASQRSTILRAGVLISIFGCVSIISLNLLENHYSNIGFALLFALANGVVTAILVMGLMPFFETVFGILSPLKLVELSNPNLPLLRKLLTETPGTYHHSVMVGNLAEAAAEAIGADGLLSRVGAYYHDIGKTKRPSYFIENQMNMENPHDDIDPGLSTSIITAHPRDGVEMLKEHNVPKAIRDIAEQHHGTTLLKYFYHKAKKQQGDHPTHPIKEEDYRYPGPKAQCKETAIVGIADCVEAAVRSLRHPTIEQIDTMVRKIIKDRLDDGQFDECDLTIKELDTIGKALKETLLGIFHSRIEYPSELPPKNESAGGA